From the Diadema setosum chromosome 6, eeDiaSeto1, whole genome shotgun sequence genome, the window GTAAAGTGTGACATCCTGTAGAAATGTCGTAAATGTCAAAGTTGGAAGGCGTAATGAAACATTGGCAATGAAAACAGTCAAACATGCTTTAAAATGatctttatttcaacaaaacacGTTTGAACAACATGTTTGAAAATTTGAACTGTTTTACATGTAATGCTATTATGAGGGACAAATGGGACACGTTGTCCCAActgcaacggcgtagccaggatgtgatcttaggggggggggcggttagtctgcgagggagcgaagcgaccgagcccgagcgagcggagcgagcgagggggggggggtgggaggggggtgtcccccctcccagggtaagaactttttgcattttgatgttgtaaatggtgcaatttgatgcatgtttttgcgcgttttatcgacgagaaacagtcccacttgttaaAGGTAGCAGtgtattttagtgtagattattattgaacaatttgcctataaaatggtataatttaaatacacttatattaattcttttcactgaatatcatgaacgcgactgaacccgagcgagcggagcgagcgaggggggaagggagggtgtgggaggggatgtgcccctcccacggtaagaactgtTTGCATTGTGaagttgtaaatggtgcaatttgatgcatgtatttgcgcgttttatcgacgagaaacagtcccacttgtttaaggtaccagtatattttgatgtagattattattgaacaatttgcctataaaatggtccaatctaaatacacttcttgtgttaattcttttcactgaatatcatgaacgcgactgaacccgagcgagcggagcgagcgaggggggaggggagggtgtgggaggggggtgtcccccctccgacggtaagaactttttgcattttgatgttgtaaatggtgcaatttgatgcatgtttttgcgcgttttatcgacgagaaacagtcccacttgttaaAGGTAGCAGtgtattttagtgtagattattattgaacaatttgcctataaaatggtataatttaaatacacttcttatattaattcttttcactgaatatcatgaacgcgactgaacccgagcgagcggagcgagcgaagggggaggggagggtgtgggaggggggtgtcccccctcccacggtgagaactttttgcattttgatgttgcaaatggtgcaatttgatgcatgtttttgcgtgttttaacgagctgaaacagtcccacttgtttaaggttgcagtatattttagtgtagattattattgaacaatttgcctataaaatggtatatcatttaaataatatTCTTGCatcaattcttacactgaatatcatgaacgctgtctgcagttcagcaatcaaacagagaaagcatgcacacgagggtgtagataggggcatatcccctcccacacgaaggtgattttgcgttttcagacctgaaattcagcgatctggtgcaaatttttggtgcaatactttttcatcgaagtgttaaaatcacggaatttagctcttattccgaatgtgcaccatctgtgtaaatatataaagtctagtgaggtagagcttaggggaagggggattcccattcccgctcgcggagcttttgcgtttttagaattgaaataaagcgatctgggtatagccacagtctacttctgtgcatggcggaaggggggaggggcgggcgagcagggagaaggcgtgggcgagtgttatctccacccttcccttccgatggagcttttgcctttttgagGTTGAAagtgagatatctcgtatacccatatttgatggaatcaacattgggaaataaaaaaaaaaaactgatgggggggggtgacggaggaaagggtcgattaaaagggaaAATTCCCCtgatacatgagggaaccttgagttttcggaatataagtgataagtcttgtgcactcagaattattctttttttttttaaatctaaaaagtgtactaagctaggaaaagaggcacagaggtggagggtttgggagggggataccccctcgcaagcacgagagattttgcatatttttaattgaaattcaacgatctggtgcacactttgagtgaaatattcaaaaaaaatatcttatttgatgaaaggttgcaaaggagacccgcttcatgtgcatggatacagtatacacgcatttttttccgcctcccaaatccccggtccaaatcttaggggggggggggggcgaccgcccccatcgccccccccccccccccctggctacgccgtcCCTCACAtggcatatacataaatatgtacgacTGCTCAGTAACCATGCAGGCATTTGTCAAAAACAAGTTATATTAGTTGCATGTCAATAAGGCTCACCACCAGcttcaataagccagttcggagatagctcatgtgcacatgggtacaaatgacctttcatttttctcagttggttaggcacttcactaaattcaaagcgacataatgcaacagcttgcccaacatagcaatttatggaactcgtattctaacaaagaatgaacctgtgtagatgaagtgaccagGATGGTTTGTCAATCAACACTTCGGGAAGCATCTATTTCATTGTGCAGTTTTGAATGTGTAgtacattaacaaactttttctgttaacattgccaaataccaggcttgctgtcaggcggatgtactggcaggcacTATTTATAAGGATTCCATGAACAATCATAGCATTACAgttgcttatctcagtgaaattaaaaaccaacttgtctctcggtacaaatgacctttttctgctcatgctcaaactggaactccgaactggcttattgtgcGCTTGAAATCATGAATACAAAGACAACAGGTTAATTAACCTGATttcaaaaaatatcatatttgggGGGAAATTTTCAATACCAATTTATACTGGCATACTTAGAATTTGCCGAACTGTATGGCTTTCTTAGTGTGATGTATGGTTGCTGGGGGTTATTGTACATATAAGCCAATCGCTGATTGGTTGTACAATTTTTGATTCAGAGAATGTGTCCCACTTGACCCGCGTCCCAACTCACCCCGCAGGCTCTCCCCTACAATGAGAATAGGTTTTAAGAATTGAAAGACATAATATGCTTACAACAATCCATTGTACAATGATAACTTCAGATATTGCATATAAAATCATTACAATAATATACATACTAATGTTTCATAATAAACCTTTTTATAAAAATGGCATAAGTACATGggttaaacaaatcataattaATAGAAACAGAAATGGATAAAATGGACTTTGCAACAGGTgatataattgatgttaataTAACAACTTCAAGTAGTATTATTGCTTTCTtgtagggaaaaaagaaattcttGCATTTGGTCATTTATTACTGGGAAGATTTTTTAAACTTGAATTGTGAAATTAATtggggaaaatgaacaataacatTTATTACACAAATTAAACCTCTGGTATAATTTATCCTGTGTGGGTATTGACTATTGATAAGGGGTCCTCCTGGTATgaaaaacatatatgtatatcataatttacTTTTAAGCAATTCTAAATTAGGGGAACAGCGTGTCTCTATCGGCAGATTATTCTAATTGGATATTGCTGAGCATATAAATGATCGCTTGTAAAATTCAGTATTACATCTAGGAGGCTCAAGTTTGAGTTGATGTGAATTACGTCTTATTCGTTGCGCTACGTCATCGTGCAAAACGAATTTGTTTTGTgtgggggtgtgtgtgtgtgtgtgtcaaggAGGGGGATTATCTACAATAATTCGATATACGTGCGCTATATATCGTATAGTCTTTTCCACACCGTTACGAATAATGTCCTGAAGCAAAAGCTTGACTAGCACACAGTTTGAATATCCAACGACGAACAATAATGGAGGAAATGTAACAAGATTGAATTATCACGTTACGCAGCTTAAAACAATGCAATATACATGATTATGAGTAAAGGAGTATACCGAAGATTACATTCCTGCAATACCAattaatatcaagaaaatacgatctaacatttttcttgaaacattgACCTTCAATCTATTGTGTCACTTTCAGGAAAGTTCCAGAGACTTGGATCTGTATGTGAAAGCGTAATTTGAGTTAATTATAttgtgagaagaagaaaatatgcgTTTATTGTTTAATTGTGTATTGTTGTTATTTCGTTTCAATCGTTCGTTATCTTTATTAAGTATTCTCCATTTGATCTTTCAAAAGTAATTTAAGAAGAGTCAATATGCAATAActatgaataaaacaaacaaagaaacaaaaacatgtataattcttagaagtccaggaagatttttttttttccgccggAGAAATTGTGAGGAGGGCATTTTTCACCCTGCTTGAAATTGTCTCAATTTCTAAACAAATTTCGTCTGTGGCTGGAGTAAATGTCGCCAGAGCAAAATGTCGTACCTGTCTTCACATTTAGACTTTTGCATCATATGacgtcggagcaaatgtcgaaggagcaattgtcaccggagcaaatgtcgtacctgTGAAGGTACATGTCGTAccttcagacttttgcattagGCCTATATGACGTCGGAGCATTTGCGGTAGGAGCATtattgtcgccggagcaaatgtccccggagcaattgtcgtaggagcaattaTCGCCGGAGCatatgtcgccggagcatttgtcgccagagcaattgtcgccggaGAAAATGTccccggagcaattgtcgcacattataggagcaattgtcgtaggagcaattaTCGCCGgggcaaatgtcgccggagtatttgtcggcggagcatttgtcggcggagcaaatgtcggcggagcatttgtcgccggagcaaatatcgccggagcatttgtcgcggagcaaatgtcgcggagcatttgtcgcattTTTCGGAGTAATTGTCgtcggagcatttgtcgcaggAGCATATGTCGTGTCACCGCCCCAGTCAAATATAAACACGGATgttcaaggatctacacggtgatccagggagatccggggacgtccggggagatccgggattttggtatgactgtacacacggtatcaacacggcagctacacggataaggccggaagagcgcggcatctacacggacaaacacgacatctacacggatcaacacggcagctacacggcagccacacgggccaccccggattgctctgccaacacggcaatacccggatgacgccggatgtttttgacctccaaaagttgccttGTTGGCCTctcggcgtcaacacggatctctcctcggatcagatccggggtggtccggggtaacccgggatgtctatgtgactggggcattacactttaaagagagggagaaaacacccaagatatttctttaaaattgggCGTTCACAAACTATGGGAGCAATTGGCACTATTGGCACTATGCTAGGAGTCCACTGGGCCGGGGCCAGTTGGTGCCAGTTCGCGCCAAAGATTATGTGATTGGCGCGTAGTGGCTCGCTGTGGCGCCGAATTAATGTTCGCTCGGAATGTATGTCGCCAAGTGGAATAAACTGGGTGTCATATGGCGTGCGCCAAATGCCACCTGCCTTGCTTCAAAATGGTGCCCCAGTTTGCGCCATTACACGGCTATTTGATTCCAAATTTCACCATGTTGGCGCCATTTGCGCCGATGGACGGCTACTTTGCGCCACTTAGTGATTAGTTTGTGCCAAACGGTCGCAAAATTGGTTTAAACTTGCCGCCACTTTGCGCTACTTGCCGACTATATAAATATCGGCCATCGACTACCTGGTTCAGAACCTCCTCAGCTGCTGATGAACAAATTCTCTACTAAATATTTACAATTTCGATATGTCCGAGGCTTTTGATAATGTTGGAGTGATGATGCTGCTCCATCAGAAGATCATGAGAGATGTTGAGGTGGCCACTGCCTATGAACTCATGGTGGCCAATCCTGAAAAAGAAGAGCCTCGTATGAAGAAAAGGAAGCACAAGTGGTGGTTTAGACTCATGCTCCACCCTCAGCTGAGGGCCAAACGTGGACAGTACCATACCCTCATGAATGAGCTGAGGGAGAATGACAAGAGGAAGTTCAAGAACTACACCAGGTTGTCCCCAGAGATGTTTGATGAGCTGTTGATCAGGCTTACACTCCATATGCAGAAGAAGGACACCCACTTCAGGAAGGCTACTCCCCCTGGTCTCAAGTTGTGCGTCTTCCTGCGCCATCTCGCCACTGGGGCCACCTATGCCGAGCTGGGTTACAACTTCCGAGTGGGCAAGGAAACCATCCAGAAGTTTGTCCCTGACGTAGCCAGAGCGATAGCTATGGATGAGTATGCTGCAGAAGTCATCTCCCTCCCCACAACCAATGAAGGCTGGCTTGAGGTTGCAGGTGATGGAACCTTCCTCGCTGTCTGGGAGCCTTGGATGGAAAGCACATCCGTATTCAGAAGCCCAAGAACTCAGGCAGCCTTTACTTCAACTACAAGCAGTTCTTCTCGGTTGTCCTAATGGCTCTCGTAGATTCAAAGTACCAGTTCGTGTGGATCGATGTGGGTGGGGCTGGCCATCAATCTGATGCCCAGATCTACAACAACAGTGAACTGAAGGAGTGCATTGATGCTGGCACTTTAGGCATCCCAGATCCAGCTCCCCTACCCCATGATGATGACGACCACCCTATGCCGTACTTTTGCGTGGGAGACGATGCCTTCGCCGTGAGGACGTACATGATAAAACCCTATGGCCGTCGTAACCTTGACCAACAGCAGAAGATCTTCAACTACAGCCTGTCCAGGGCAAGGCGTGTTGTTGAAAACGCCTTTGGTATTCTGGCCTTGCGGTTCCTGTGCTTCCTTGGCCAGATGAGACAGGAACCAGACACAGTCCGCCTGCTCGTTGAAACTGCCATCATGCTGCACAACCTCATCAGGAAGCGCTATCAGGCACTGGACGTCCGCATGTTGGACCAGGAGGATGCCCAGCACAACCTCATCCCTGGAGCTTGGAGAACTGCCGCCATCACTGAGGATTTGGACAGGCCCATCAGGGGAAACAGGGACACTGAGCTTACCAAATGCCAGAGCGATACGCTCAAGTATTACTTCAACAGTGCGGGAGCGGTTGCATGGCAGGATAAGATGGTCTAGACAGCATTTTGTAGTACTTTTGCACAGGAGTAAAGACTGTCTTAGAAAACATTGATTGTGATAGTGTATTTCTCTATGGACTGGTGTGATGCACTAGTCTGGTTAAAGGTATAGATAAGGAGTACCTGCACtctgatttcattttgacaGACACTGCCTAGAAATCATTCTTTTATTGCTCatgtcacataaaatgacattaTGGTACACATTGATGTTGTTTAGAAGTGGAGAACatgttgaatt encodes:
- the LOC140230173 gene encoding uncharacterized protein → MALVDSKYQFVWIDVGGAGHQSDAQIYNNSELKECIDAGTLGIPDPAPLPHDDDDHPMPYFCVGDDAFAVRTYMIKPYGRRNLDQQQKIFNYSLSRARRVVENAFGILALRFLCFLGQMRQEPDTVRLLVETAIMLHNLIRKRYQALDVRMLDQEDAQHNLIPGAWRTAAITVRKSCDAVMLP